In one Andrena cerasifolii isolate SP2316 chromosome 2, iyAndCera1_principal, whole genome shotgun sequence genomic region, the following are encoded:
- the LOC143366299 gene encoding sodium-coupled monocarboxylate transporter 1, translating into MEETPWRGYFHWADWLVFGLMLAVSAAAGLWHYRKAQKSSTEDYLLGGRSMALFPVSASLVASFISGVTILGTPSEIYNFGTQYWITIISILFSGLVVAVVYAPVFVEMRLNSVYEYLEIRFNRSVRTLISLIFVIDVVLYQSIVVYVPALALNQVSGIDVHLIGITVCCVCVFYTVLGGIRAVVWTDALQVAVMVAGVLTVSVLGTYRLGVTEIWSEALKANRIEFLNFDPSPYTRHTVWTVLIGSWLYSTAYIAVNQTMVQRYRSLRDLKTSKLSLAIFTISIMLFISLCCWCGLVLIAWWSPPKCDPRASGLITADDQLLPAYVMEIAGHLHGVPGLFIAGIFGAALSTLSVGFNSTSVVVLEDFVKGLFGMKLSDRCSFIFVKVLVVLLGSIALGLLFLVEKLGGVLVITGSLAAIAAGTSFGVFTLGILFPWTNSKGAFTGAIVGFVIAGWASLGANWSLGAGLLVPKKLPVALSHCPANISESFLKQFDRPNEGDVFPLYRLSYHWFTGLGTVIVIIVGNFVSWWTGPVDPSTIDKRLLSPVIHSLLPKPKRENGVNSGSVAGSTEAQACSSLLLTDLKRMRRSQNFPNGIKT; encoded by the exons ATGGAGGAAACACCGTGGAGAGGATACTTTCATTGGGCAGATTGGCTGGTGTTCGGGCTGATGCTCGCCGTGTCTGCAGCCGCTGGATTATGGCATTACAGAAAAGCACAGAAGTCGAGCACGGAAGATTATCTCCTCGGGGGAAGGAGTATGGCTCTCTTCCCCGTATCTGCTTCCCTCGTCGCAAG TTTCATATCTGGTGTAACGATTCTTGGGACACCATCGGAGATATACAATTTTGGGACCCAGTACTGGATCACCATTATCTCCATCCTGTTTTCGGGGCTGGTGGTGGCCGTTGTCTACGCTCCTGTCTTCGTCGAGATGAGGCTTAATTCCGTTTACGAG TACTTAGAAATAAGATTCAATCGAAGCGTAAGGACCCTCATATCGTTGATCTTCGTCATCGACGTG GTGCTTTACCAATCGATCGTGGTCTACGTTCCAGCGTTAGCGCTAAACCAAG TGAGTGGCATCGACGTGCATTTGATCGGGATCACCGTGTGCTGCGTGTGCGTGTTCTACACCGTTCTG GGCGGCATCAGAGCGGTAGTTTGGACGGATGCGCTGCAGGTCGCAGTGATGGTGGCTGGGGTTCTGACCGTCAGCGTGTTGGGTACCTATCGGCTAGGCGTCACGGAGATATGGAGTGAAGCTCTGAAGGCCAACAGAATCGAATTTTTAAA CTTCGATCCATCCCCCTACACGAGGCACACGGTGTGGACGGTGTTGATTGGCTCGTGGCTTTACAGCACCGCTTACATAGCCGTGAATCAAACCATGGTACAGCGGTACAGGTCACTGAGAGATCTGAAAACGTCGAAACT ATCCCTGGCGATCTTCACCATCAGTATTATGTTATTCATTTCACTGTGCTGCTGGTGCGGTCTCGTTCTTATAGCCTGGTGGTCCCCGCCAAAGTGCGACCCCAGGGCGTCCGGTTTAATCACTGCCGATGATCAGTTACTGCCTGCTTATGTTATGGAAATCGCTGGCCATTTACATGGGGTGCCAGGTCTTTTTATCGCTGGGATTTTTGGAGCCGCTCTTAG tacCCTCTCCGTGGGCTTCAATTCAACATCCGTCGTGGTTCTGGAAGATTTCGTGAAAGGCCTGTTCGGTATGAAACTAAGCGATCGTTGTTCCTTCATCTTCGTCAAAGTTTTAGTCGTTCTTCTTGGATCGATAGCTCTGGGGTTGTTATTCTTAGTTGAAAAACTGGGAGGGGTGTTAGTC ATAACCGGAAGTTTAGCTGCGATCGCTGCTGGTACTTCCTTTGGGGTGTTCACCCTGGGCATCCTCTTCCCTTGGACAAACTCCAAG GGAGCATTCACGGGCGCCATTGTGGGATTCGTGATCGCTGGCTGGGCGAGTCTAGGCGCAAATTGGTCTCTCGGTGCAGGGCTGCTGGTCCCTAAGAAACTTCCGGTGGCCCTTTCCCATTGCCCAGCCAATATCTCCGAAAGTTTCCTCAAGCAGTTTGATCGCCCGAA CGAAGGCGATGTATTTCCTCTTTACCGATTATCGTACCATTGGTTCACCGGCTTGGGCACCGTAATCGTGATCATCGTGGGCAATTTCGTTAGTTGGTGGACTGGCCCCGTGGATCCTTCTACTATCGACAAAAGATTGTTGTCTCCAGTGATTCACTC GCTGTTACCAAAGCCGAAGCGTGAGAATGGCGTTAACAGCGGAAGTGTAGCCGGATCTACCGAGGCACAGGCATGCTCCAGTCTCTTGTTGACTGATTTGAAGAGGATGCGA AGAAGTCAAAATTTCCCGAATGGTATTAAAACGTAG
- the LOC143366298 gene encoding endoplasmic reticulum transmembrane helix translocase, with translation MATITSSRVDDLVQTVTLHNPRKLLFTGYILPSVLLHVLWIYSWIFIYGIDEYYDAGLVGIAAIGLLQIFICLCCQWSVHVHTFLNCSSEKDPYKAKIAKVVPTPNNGSSELVKLYHSEQQEPWFIFQKTKYLWDPNKKRFEGLQFPINHSVKHYCEWKGYLDEKEVTAAEDKYGKNKLDMVVPEFRELFKERAIAPFFVFQMFYVALWCLDRYWYYSIFTLIMLIMFECTLVQQQLRNMAEIRKMGNKPYMMMVYRNRQWRFMFTDQLVPGDIVSITRSQNDNLVPCDMLLLRGPCVVDESMLTGESVPQMKEPIEDIDGNRELDIEGDGKLHVLFGGTKVVQHSPPSKTVPGLKATDNGCVAYVLRTGFSTSQGKLLRTILFGVKRVTANNLETFGFILFLLVFAIAAATYVWIKGSEDPTRNKYKLFLECTLILTSVVPPELPIELSLAVNTSLLALSKLGVFCTEPFRIPFAGKVEICCFDKTGTLTSDNLVVEGIAGIEGKADVLQLADAPLESIQVLATCHSLVQLDDGIVGDPLEKATLKAVNWSLTKNDSMIPRKGQSPVLKIVQRHHFSSALKRMSVVAGYTMLGSSEINYMTTVKGAPEILKSMLSSVPENYDSTYLSLSRRGARVLALGYRKIPGPLSSQDLRELTREHLEKNLTFAGFVIISCPLKPDSEAVIKEIVDASHSVVMITGDNPLTACHVSRGLHFTKKPITLILTEVDGEWIWESVDRAITVPFGVENASRGSEIWREYALCLTGEGLTYLKECERELLRKILPHIVIFARCEPKQKEFIIVSLQDLGYSTLMCGDGTNDVGALKHAQVGVAILSSPPERVHTDKQDHVKSERALANSTVANGPRMNSRGSGNTRVKLQKILKELKEQEQSVIVKLGDASIAAPFTSKMSSIQCICHVIKQGRCTLVTTLQMFKILALNALGLAYSQSVLYLDGIKFSDAQATLQGVLLASCFLFISSSKPLKTLSKQRPLPNIFNLYTISTVLLQFAVHFFSLVYSVREATLLSPRSDKLAAILATNNSVSHNVTSTGLGDGDGDDDEPFEANLINSTVYIIAMSLQVSTFAVNYRGHPYMESLLQNKSLLYSLIGIAAVILGLCGFLPELAAQFEIVEFPSDFRTFLIQVLIADFVLAYIVDRACLWLFGGGRHQEL, from the exons ATGGCGACTATTACTTCATCGCGTGTAGACGATCTCGTGCAGACTGTTACGCTACATAATCCACGGAAGCTACTGTTCACAGGCTACATCTTGCCCTCTGTGCTATTGCACGTTTTATGGATCTACAGTTGGATTTTCATTTACGGGATCGACGAGTATTATGACGCGGGCTTAGTGGGCATCGCGGCTATCGGCTTGTTACAGATTTTCATATGTTTGTGTTGCCAGTGGTCGGTGCACGTGCATACTTTTCTAAACTGTAGCTCG GAGAAAGATCCTTATAAGGCGAAGATAGCAAAGGTAGTTCCTACTCCCAACAATGGAAGCTCGGAACTCGTTAAACTGTACCATTCGGAGCAGCAGGAGCCATGGTTTATATTTCAGAAGACCAAATATCTTTGGGACCCGAATAAAAAACGCTTCGAAGGCCTTCAGTTTCCTATTAATCATTCTGTTAAACATTATTGCGAATGGAAAGGGTACTTAGACGAAAAAGAGGTTACAGCAGCGGAGGACAAATACGGCAAGAACAA ATTAGATATGGTGGTACCAGAATTCAGAGAATTGTTCAAAGAAAGGGCGATTGCACCCTTCTTTGTTTTCCAAATGTTCTACGTAGCACTGTGGTGTTTGGATAGATATTGGTACTACAGTATCTTCACTCTCATCATGCTGATCATGTTCGAATGTACGCTTGTTCAGCAGCAACTGCGAAATATGGCTGAAATTAGAAAGATGGGGAATAAACCGTACATGATGATG GTTTATAGGAACAGACAATGGCGGTTCATGTTCACCGATCAATTGGTTCCTGGTGACATCGTATCGATAACAAGATCGCAGAATGATAATTTAGTGCCCTGCGACATGTTACTTCTTAGAGGACCTTGCGTAGTCGACGAGAGCATGCTAACAG GAGAGTCGGTTCCACAGATGAAAGAGCCAATAGAGGACATCGATGGCAATAGAGAATTGGACATAGAGGGCGACGGCAAACTTCACGTACTCTTTGGAGGCACAAAAGTCGTGCAGCATAGTCCACCTAGTAAAACTGTACCTGGCCTTAAag CTACCGACAACGGTTGCGTGGCCTACGTGTTACGTACTGGATTCTCAACATCACAGGGTAAACTTCTGAGGACAATACTGTTTGGGGTGAAGCGAGTTACTGCCAATAATTTGGAAACATTCGGTTTTATCCTATTTCTACTAGTTTTCGCGATTGCTGCCGCGACGTACGTGTGGATTAAAG GAAGCGAGGATCCTACTAGAAACAAATATAAACTATTTTTGGAATGTACACTTATTTTAACATCGGTTGTTCCACCAGAACTGCCTATTGAGTTGTCGCTAGCGGTTAATACGTCTCTACTAGCTTTATCTAAATTAG GTGTCTTTTGCACCGAACCCTTTAGGATTCCATTTGCTGGAAAAGTTGAAATTTGCTGCTTCGATAAGACTGGTACTTTAACTAGTGACAACCTGGTCGTTGAGGGTATAGCGGGGATCGA GGGAAAAGCAGATGTTCTACAGCTCGCTGATGCGCCTTTAGAAAGTATTCAGGTTCTTGCGACGTGCCATTCGCTTGTACAATTAGATGATGGAATTGTTGGAGATCCACTTGAGAAAGCTACACTGAAGGCTGTTAACTGGAGCCTCACGAAAA ATGACTCTATGATACCCAGGAAAGGGCAGTCTCCCGTTTTGAAAATAGTGCAGAGACATCATTTTTCGTCTGCGTTGAAGCGCATGTCGGTCGTGGCCGGGTACACGATGCTTGGGTCATCGGAAATTAATTATATGACCACCGTAAAAGGAGCACCCGAGATTCTCAAGAGCATG TTGTCATCCGTACCAGAGAATTACGACTCTACTTATTTATCACTTTCTCGTCGTGGCGCAAGGGTGTTAGCTCTAGGATACCGAAAAATCCCCGGTCCATTATCGTCTCAGGATTTGAGGGAACTAACGCGGGAACATTTGGAGAAAAATCTCACTTTTGCCGGATTTGTGATCATAAGCTGCCCTCTTAAACCTGACTCCGAGGCTGTCATCAAAGAGATCGTGGATGCTTCGCACTCG GTTGTCATGATCACTGGCGATAATCCGTTAACGGCCTGTCACGTTAGCCGCGGTTTACACTTTACGAAGAAACCAATTACGCTTATACTAACCGAGGTCGATGGAGAGTGGATATGGGAAAGCGTGGACAGAGCCATAACTGTACCCTTCGGAGTGGAAAATGCTTCTCGTGGCAGTGAAATTTGGCGGGAATACGCTCTTTGTCTAACAGGAGAG GGTTTAACATATTTAAAAGAATGCGAACGGGAGCTTCTTCGTAAAATATTACCGCACATTGTGATTTTTGCAAGGTGCGAACCAAAGCAGAAAGAATTTATAATCGTGTCTCTGCAAGATTTAGGCTACTCAACGCTCATGTGCGGCGATGGTACTAATGATGTTGGTGCTTTGAAGCATGCTCAAGTGG GAGTCGCGATCCTCTCTAGTCCACCCGAACGGGTACACACGGATAAGCAGGACCACGTAAAGAGCGAGCGCGCGCTCGCGAATTCAACAGTAGCTAATGGCCCAAGAATGAATTCGAGAGGCTCCGGTAATACTAGAGTGAAATTACAAAAGATACTGAAGGAACTGAAAGAGCAGGAACAATCTGTTATTGTGAAGCTTGGAGATGCTTCAATTGCGGCGCCTTTTACTAGCAAAATGTCTTCGATTCAGTGCA TATGCCACGTTATCAAGCAAGGACGGTGCACTTTGGTCACGACTTTGCAGATGTTTAAAATTCTGGCACTTAATGCATTGGGGCTCGCGTACAGCCAGTCTGTTCTCTATTTAGACGGGATAAAATTCAGCGACGCCCAAGCCACGCTGCAGGGCGTTCTTTTGGCCTCGTGCTTCTTATTCATATCAAGCTCGAAGCCACTGAAAACATTGTCCAAACAGAGGCCGCTTCCCAACATTTTTAATCTATATACTATATCTACCGTGCTGCTTCAGTTTGCCGTGCACTTTTTCTCACTCGTATACTCGGTAAGGGAAGCGACTTTACTGTCTCCAAG GAGCGATAAGTTAGCAGCTATATTGGCTACAAATAATTCAGTCAGTCACAATGTAACTTCTACGGGTCTcggcgatggcgatggcgatgaCGATGAACCATTTGAAGCGAATTTGATAAACAGCACGGTTTATATTATTGCCATGTCGCTGCAAGTCTCCACATTTGCAGTCAATTATCGG GGTCATCCGTACATGGAGAGTCTACTACAAAATAAGTCCTTACTGTACAGTCTTATAGGCATTGCTGCAGTTATATTGGGATTGTGTGGATTTTTACCTGAGTTAGCAGCGCAATTTGAAATTGTAGAGTTCCCGAGCGAT TTTCGTACATTTTTAATTCAAGTACTAATAGCGGACTTCGTCCTTGCGTATATAGTCGATAGAGCCTGTTTATGGCTTTTCGGAGGAGGAAGACATCAAGAACTGTGA